GTCGCCCTCAAGGTGCTTAGGCCCGAGCTGGCCGCGGTGATCGGGGCCGAGCGCTTCCTGGCCGAGATCAAGCTCACGGCCAACCTGCAGCACCCGCACATCTTGCCGCTGTTCGACTCGGGCGAGGCGGATTCCTACCTCTTCTACGTGATGCCGTTCGTCCAGGGCGAGACGCTGCGCGACCGGCTCACCCGGGAGAAGCAGCTCCCGGTGCCCGACGCCGTCCGGATCGCGACCGAGGTGGCCTCGGCGCTGGACTATGCCCATCGGCACGGGGTGGTGCACCGGGACATCAAGCCGGAGAACATCCTGATCCACGACGGCCAGGCGCTGGTGGCGGACTTCGGGATCGCGCTGGCGGCGAGCAAGGCGAGCGGGGCCCGGATGACCGAGACCGGGATGTCGCTGGGCACGCCGCACTACATGAGCCCCGAGCAGGCGATGGGCGAGCGGGAGATCACCGCCCGCTCGGACGTCTATGCCCTGGGTGCCGTGCTGTACGAGATGCTCACGGGCGATCCGCCGTTCACGGGGAGCACGGCACAGGCGGTGGTGGCCCGGGTGGTGACCGAGAGCCCGCGTCCGCTCGTCCCCCAGCGGCACACCATCCCGCGCCATGTCGAGGCGGCGGTGCTCACCGCTTTGGAGAAGCTCCCGGCCGACCGCTTCGCAACCGCGGCCGAGTTCGCCGAGGCGCTCAAGGACCGGAGTTACGTCTCGACTGCGGTCATGCCCGCCCCCGAGCCCGACGGGTCGGCCGTGGCTGGCCGCCCGGGCGGACGCCGCCGGCCGGGCCTGCTCGTGCCGGTGCTGTGCCTGGCGCTGGCCGCGACCGCCGCCTCGTCCCTCTGGGGCTGGCTCCGCCCGGCGCCGGTGCCGCTCCTGAGCCAGTTCAGTCTCGCGCTCAAGCCGAACCAGGCGCTGCAGCCGCCCAACGCCGCCGGCGGGGCGCGTATCGCCCTTTCAGCCGATGGCCGCGCGCTGGCGTACATCGGGCCCGCGGAGGGCGGCACCCGCCTCTGGGTCCGGCGCATGGACCAGCTCGACGCGACGCCGATCGCCGGGACCGACGGCGCCTCCAACCCGTTCTTCTCGCCGGACGGCAACCGGGTGGGGTTCATCAAGAACGGCACCGAGCTGCGGATCGCGTCGCTGGCGGGCGCGCCGACGGTCACGCTGAGCGACAAGATCAACAGCAGCTCGGGCGACTGGGGCGACGACGGCTACGTCTACTTCGAGGTGGACTCGGGGCTGGGCCGGATGCGGGCCACGGGCGGGGAGATCGAGCCGGTCTACCGGATCCAGCCCAAGGCCAAGGAGGTCGCGACTGAGTGGGTGCACGTCCTCCCCGGCGCCGGAGGCATCCTCTTCCGGCTCCGCCACGTGGGCCAGAGTCCGGCCGACTTCGAGATCATGGCGATGCCGCTGCCGCACGGCCCGGCGCGGTCGCTGGTCCGGGGCGTCTTCGCGACCTACTCGCCCACGGGCCACCTCCTGGTGGTTACCTCGGACGGGAAGCTGATCGGTATCCCGTTCGACCCGAAGAAGCTCCAGATCACCGGCGCGCCGATCGCCCTGATCGAGGGGATCGGGGTGCGGAACGCCGGCTTCAACATCGACCTGTCGCTCGCCCGGAACGGTACGCTGGCCTACACCACCGGCGGCACCCTCGGGTCCCGTCGTGCGGCGTGGGTGACCCGCGAGGGCCTGGTGACGCCGGTGGACTCCGGGTGGGATCCGCAGGGCGTCATCGGAGCGGTGAGCCTGTCGCCGGACGGCAAGGCCCTGGCGGTGTCGCTGACGCGCGACGGACGGCGGGACATCTGGGTCAAGCGGCTCCCCTCGGGCCCGTTCTCGCGGATCACCTTTTCCGACACCTCGAGTGGCCGGCCCGCCTGGTCGGCCGACGGGCGCGACGTCCTGTATGCCTCGGACCGCTCGGGCGGCGGTGCCGGCCCGATCTACGCCCGCCGTGCGGACGGCACCGGCTCCCCGCGGTTGATGAGCTCGCTGGATGTCGGACAGGTCACCAGCTCGCGGGACGGCCGGTGGCTGATCCTCCGCACCGCGCCGGGCACGGGCAGCCCCGATATCCTCGGGCTCAAGGTGGGCGACACCACTGTCGTGCCGCTGGTGGCCACGCCCGCCGTGGAGCTCTATCCCGCGCTCTCGCCCGACGGCCGGTGGCTGGCCTACTCCTCGAACGAATCGGGGACGGCGGAGGTGTACGTCCGCCCGTTCCCCGAGACCGCGTCGGCCAAGTGGCAGGTGTCCACCGCGGGCGGCGCCGAGCCGGCCTGGTCGAGCACCGGCCGGGAGCTGCTCTATATCAACGCCAAGGGCGACATGGTCTCGGCGGAGATCCCGGCGGGGGGCACCTTTTCGGTGGGCAAGCAGCGGTCCCTCTTCTCGACCTCGCAGTTCGTCCAGGGTGGGCCGGTCCCGTCGTACTCCCTGAGCCCCGACGACAAGCGGTTCGTCGTGCTGCGCGAGGGCGAGGCGGGGCAGCCGGGGGAGCTGGTGGTGGCGGAGAATTGGGGGCGACAGTTGGTGGAGGGTGGTGGGAAATAAAGCGAAGGGGGCCCTGGCGCCGGCGAGCACGTGGCGATGCTGTCGGTGCTCGGCGGTGTTACGGCCAAGTCACGGGGCACCTTCCCCCTTCGCAGCTCCCGGTCGACGCGGCGTGGGACCCGCAGGGCATCCTCGATGGCATCGCCTTGTCGCCGGATGGAAAGCAGGTGGCGGTGGGACTGATCCGGAGCGGCAGGACCGATATCTGGGTCAAGCAGCTCCCGACCGGTCCGTTCTCCCGGATCACCTTCGGGGACACCTCGAGCGTCCGTCCCGTCTGGTCGCGCGATGGGCGCGACGTGTTCTACATCAGTGACCGTGGTGGCTCCGGCGTAGGCGTGCCCTACACGCATCGCGGACGGCACGGGAGCCGCGCGCCCACTGGTCCCGTCCAAGATCGACTTCGGCCAGATCGTCCCGTCGCGGGACGGCCGCTGGCTCCTGCTCCGGACGTCGGGAAATTCGGCCGGCAGCGGCCACCTCTTGGGTCTCAAGACGGGCGACACCGCGCTCGTGCCGCTGGTCGCCACGGGCGCCACGGAGTTCTATCCGGCGCTCTCGCCCGACGGGCACTGGCTGGCGTACGGGTCCAACGAATCGGGGACGATGGAGGTGTACGTCCGGCCATTCCCCGAGACCGCGACGGCCAAGTGGCAGGTGTCCACCGCCGGTGGCAGCGAGCCGGTGTGGGCCAACAGCGGCCGTGAGCTGTTCTACATCAACGGGAGGGGCGAGATGGTCGCGGCCGAGATCCGGCCGGCGGCGGCGGCGGTCTCGGTGGGGGAGCAGCACGTGCTCTTCTCGACGGCGGCGTTCGTGCGCTTCGGCTCGTTTCCGTCGTACGCGGTGGCGCCGGACGATCGGCGGTTTCTGATGGTGCGGGAAGGGGACGCATCGCAGCAGGGGGAGATGGTGGTGGCGGAGAATTAGGTGGGGGAGTTGAAGGGGAGGGTGGGGAGGTAGGCCGCAGCCTCATTCAGCGATCCGGCTCCGATTGATCTCCTCCAGCACCTCGATGCCCGCGGCACGCTCGATGGGCGGCTCGATCGCCGGCATCAGGCCATCTTAGGCCCCCGCCCCAGCCCACGCCGTAGTAGCCCACTCGAGCAGTCGAGACCTCGGGCCGGCTCGGCCGTTCGACGAGCTGTGGGCCCGCTCGGTGGTGATGAGTCTGCGCGGGGTGCCGGTGCGCGTCGCCTCGATCGATGATCTGATCACCCTGAAGCGTCAGGCCGGCCGCCCGGAGGATCTCAGCGACGTGGAATCACTGATCGAAATCAAGCGTCTGCGCGCCGAGGGCGGATGAGCCCGGCCAGCCGGCTGCCTCCGGACCGCGAGGCGTTGCTGCGGACGACGCTGGCGCTCAGCGTCGAGGAACGGGTGGCATGGCTGGAGGCCATGAGGGCGATTGCCATCGAGTCCGGCGCGTTACCCAAGCGGGTGCCCGATCAGATCGCCGGGGCGAGGCGCGGGCCGGAGCGTTAGTCGTCGAGCGAGTTTGTCAGATTCCGCAATGGCCAGACGTCGGCGGAGGTACGCGCCCCGCGGCCCACCCTGTTGAGCGCCACTGATACTGTCCCCTCTGTACGCCAGCAGAAATGTCCCCTACGCCGACAGCCTTCTGAGACTACGAGGCGAGCGTGGAGCGGACGATGAGTGCACGCGAGGCGGAGCGGTCGGCGGCCTATGCCGGCAAGCGCGACGAGGCAGTCGCCGAGGGGCAGCGCGGGGTGGCCATGGTGCCGATCGAGAAGGACGGGGAGACCGGTCCGTACTACGTGCACCAGCTCACGCGGATCTACCTGCACACCGGCCAGCCAGAGAAGGCGCTCGATCAGCTCGAGAAGCTGATGGCCGTTCCCTACTATCTCTCGCCCGCCTGGCTCCGGATCGATCCCGAGTTCTCACCGCTCAAAGGCAACCCACGGTTCGAGCGGCTGTCACAACCCACCTGACGCTCCACCGTTACATCCGGACCGTTCGCCGCCGGGCTACTTCTCGAGGAACTCCACCAGCCTTGGGATCGCGCCGCCATCAGGAATGATCGAAAAAGTCGACCACTGACGTGCCGGGCTCTTCTGAACGGTCGCCGCGGGATTTGCCAGGACGGGACGAATGCAGGCGCAGGATTGATCCGTATCGTACCGTGAGAGACTACCGGCGCTCCGGGCTCGGGCCCGATTTCGGGTTTGAGGAGGCGTTTTCCGATCTCCTGATAGCCCCCTCAGGAGATACTCATGGTACGTTCTTTCGCGCTCCCCCTGCTGGTCGCGGCGCTCGGTCTCGCAGGATGCGATTCCTCCACACCCGTCGAAGTCAGCTCGATCCCCGCCGCGCCTCCGGACGCTGAGGCCCGGCGTTCAGCCGCCCCCATCATGACCACTTTCGCGAGGGGGTTGAACAGCCCGCGCGGGCTGACATTCGGACCCGACGGCTACCTCTATGTGGCGGAGGGTGGCCTGGGAGGAGACCTGACCACGACGCCCGAGCAGTGTACGCAAGTGGGCGAGGTCGGTCCGTACAGCGGCGGCTTCACCTCGCGAATCTCGAAGATCGATGTACACGGGGTCCGTACCACCGTGGCTAATGGGCTGCCGTCCAGCCAGACCTCGCCGGAGTCAGGATCGCTCGTGAGCGGCGTATCCGACGTCAAGTTCGTGGGTGGTCAGCTGTACGCGATCGAAGCCGGCGCGGGCTGCTCCCACGGCCTCATCGGAACGGACAACGAGCTGTTGCGCGTGAATGCGAACGGTTCGACGACGCCCATTGTGAACCTGAGCGCCTTCCAGCGGGCGCATCCGGTCGCGAATCCCGACCCGGGCGATTTCGAGCCCGACGGCACCTGGTACAGCATGGTTGTGGTGCGCGGCGACATCTATGCGGTGGAGCCGAACCACGGCGAGGTCGACCGCATCACCACGAGCGGTGGGATCAGCCGATTGGTGGACATGTCTTCAGAGCCATGGTGGGGCCCGACCGCAATCGCTTATCACGGCAACTTCTACCTCGGTAACCTCGGCCCGTTCCCCGTGACACCAGGCACGGAGCAGATCAGGAAGGTGACTCCCGCCGGCACGCTCACTACCTGGGCCGATGGGCTCACCACCGTGCTCGGGCTGGCCTTCGACGCGCGCGACCGCATGTACGCCCTCGAGTCGATGACGGCGCCCGGCTTCCCGGGGCCCGCCGACATCGGAAGCGGCCGGGTCGTTCGGATCGACCCCGATGGGGGTCAGGCCGTGATCGCAACCGGACTCTCGTTCCCGACCGCCATGACGTTCGGCCCGGATAGGGCGCTTTACGTCTCGAACTTCGGATTCGGTGCGCCAGCCGGAGCGGGGGAGATCGTCCGGATCGAGTTTTAGCATCGACCCTCGGCATGAGCTGGGGCTGGTCTCGCGGCCAGCTCCCAGCGCCGCCGCAGACACTCGAGCAGGCCCTGGCGAAGCCCTAAGCCGATGGAGGCGCGGCGCCAGGACACGGCGCCGCGCGCAGGTTTTCGCACGGATTGCGATTCCCCCCGCCGAGCGGCATCTTCCCTCCTGACAGTCTCGACCCACGATCAACACAACAGCAGCACAGCGCCAAAGGGGCCATGCCGGAGTCCGTCACCCGGGAACGCTGGCACACCATCCAGCCGCTCCTCGATGGTGCCCTGGAGCTCGAGCCCGTCGCCCGAACCGCCTGGCTGACCGAGCAGTGCGCGGGCGACGGCGAGCTGCAGGCGGTGGTGGAGCGGCTCGTGGCGGTATTCGCCGATGCCCAGGCCGTGCTGCCCAGCGGGGCCCCCGACGCGGTGTACGCATTGGCACGGCTGGCGGAGACCGAGGCGGCGCCCCACCTGGAAGGCACGCGCCTCGGTCCGTACCGGGTCCTTCGAGAGGCCGGCCGCGGCGGGATGGGCGTGGTGTATCTGGGCGAGCGCGCCGACGACCAGTATCGGAAGCGTGTCGCCCTCAAGCTCCTGCGGCGCGGCATGGACGATCCCCACCTGGTTCGCCGCTTCCTGGAAGAGCGTCAGATCCTCGCCACGCTGGACCATCCCCACATCGCGAAGCTGCTCGACGGCGGCGTCACCGGCGACGGTCTCCCGTGGTTCGCCATGGAGTACGTCGAGGGCGAGCCGATCGACCGCTACTGCGACCGGCTGGGTCTGGGCGTGGACGACCGTCTTCGGCTGTTCCTGGCCGTGTGCGACGCGGTCCAGTACGCACACCGGAACCTGGTGGTCCACCGGGACCTCAAGCCGTCGAACGTGCTCGTCACGTCCGAGGGCGGGGTCAAGCTGCTCGACTTCGGGATCGCGAAACTGCTCGCGGAAGGGGACGCGACGGCAGCCACGCTCACGCAGGTCGGCCGCCGGGCGCTGACCCCGGAGTACGCGAGCCCCGAGCAGGTGCGCGGCGAGCCGGTCACGGTGGCGAGCGACGTGTACTCGCTCGGCGTCATGCTCTACTCGCTCCTCAGCGGCCGCCTGCCCTACCGCCTGCAGACCCGGCACGACCACGACATCGAAGAGGCCGTGCTCGAGATGGCGCCCGAGCCGCCGTCGGTGGCCGCAGACGGCGAGCGACTCCGCCGACGGCTCCGCGGCGACCTCGACGTGATCGTGCTGATGGCGCTCAGGAAGGAGCCGGAGCGCCGCTATCCCAGCGTGGAGACGCTGGCCGCGGATCTGCGCCGGCATCTCGACGGCCTGCCGGTCGAGGCCCAGGCCGACCGGTGGAGTTATCGCGCGGCGAAGTTTCTCCGGCGGCACACGCTCGGCGTGGCAGTCGTGGTCGGACTCGTGCTCCTGCTCACGGTCTTCGGTGGTCTCATGACGGTCCAGTCCGCCCGGACAGCGGCCGAGCGCGACCGGGCCGAGCAGGTCTCGGCGTTCGTGACAGAGCTGCTGCGCTCGCCCGACCCGTTTCGGGGTCAGGGCGCCGGGGTGACCGTCCGCCAGGTGCTCGACAGCGCGGTGGTGCGAATCCGGAGCGAGCTGCGCGCGCAGCCGATCCTCGAGGCCGACTTGCTGGCGGTGATCGGACGCTCCTACGAGGGGTTGGGGTTGTACACACTGGCCGGGAGCGTTCTCGACTCCGCGATTGCACTCCGCCTGCGAGCCGGGGACAACGGACGCGGGCTCGCCGAGGACCAGGCCATGCTCGCCGACCTGATCAACGAGCAGAACGGCGGCCGCTCGAGGAGCGATTCGCTCGCGCGGGCGGCGCTGAGCACCGGCCGTCGGGTACTGGCGCATGACGATCCCGCGCTGGGATCGCTGATGACGCTCGCGGCACCCAGCCTGGCATCGTCGGGTCACGAGGCGGAGGCGGAGTCCCTCCTCGTCGAGGCGATCGGGATCCTGCGAGGTAGCCCGGAGGATGAGCGGCTGGATCTTGCCCGTGCGTTGCGCCGGCTGGGCCGGCAACGATTCATCGAGGCCGACATGCAGGGCGCCGAATCGCTCTACACTCAGGCGCTCGGACTCAACCGTGACCGCCTCGGTCCCGATCACCCAGAGGTCGGCGAGCTGAGCGCCGAGCTGGGTGAGGTGTTGAGGCTCGAAGGAAAGCCCGGGGCCGAGCGCTATCTGCGCGACGGCATCGTCGTCGAACGGAGGGCCGTGGGGGGCGACCATCCCGAGGTGATGATCAACGTGATGCACCTGGCGGATCTGCTGCAGCATAGGGGCGATCTCGCGCCGGCCGAGTCGCTGTACCGGGAGGCGATCGCCAGCGGAGAGCGGCTCAACCCCGGGGGTCACAGTCTGACGAGCGAAGCCCTCTTCGGGCTGGCGGAGATCGAGCTCCAGCGTGGCGACACCGCCCGCGCCACCGCCGACATCCACCGCGCGCTGGCCATCGACGAGCGGATCTACGGTGTCGACCACCGCTATATGTACGGGGGCGTACGCAATCAGCTCGCCGAGATCCTGATAGGCCAGCGGGACTACGCCGATGCGGAGCGTATCCTGCTCGACGTGTTCGAGGCCTCGAGCCGCCAGTGGGGCATAAGCAATCCGAGGACACAGCGGGATGTGGGCAAGCTGGTGCACCTCTACGAGGCGTGGGGCAAGCCGGAGCGGGCACAAGAGTACCGCCGGTCTCTCCAGCGCCCCGATAGCGTTCCGGCGCATTGATCGGCGAGCTGATCCTCGCCGCAGATGCCGGCGACGCGGCCAAGGCCGGCGAGCTGTTCGCGAGGCTCTACCGAGAGCTCCACGCCATCGCCGAGCGCGAGCTCAACCGTGGCGGCCGCGACCTGACGCTGAGCCCCACCACCCTGCTGCACGAGGCCTATCTCGATATCGCCGCGCGCGACGGCGTTCGCTTTCCGGATAAGGAGCGCTTCCTGGCGTACGCGAGCCGGGTGATGCGCGGGCTCCTCATCGACTACGTCCGCCGGCGACGCGCCGTGAAGCGCGGCGGCGAATTCCAGCTCACCACGCTCGCCGAAGATGCGCTCGGCGCCGCGGTGCCGGAACCGGAGCCGCTCGAGCGGCTGAGCAACGCGCTGGAAACGCTGGAGCACGTGGACGCAAGACTCGCCAATGTGGTGGACCTGCACTTCTTCTGCGGATTCTCGCTGGTGGACATCGCCCGCCTGCGCGGGGTGACGGACCGCACCGTCCAGAGCGACTGGCGGAAGGCGCGCCTGCTGCTGCAGCGTGAGATCGAGCGAAGGAGCGGGGGACCACTACCTGAAGATCTCGGGATGCGCCGTAGCTAAGTGTAGCCGCCCACGTCCCCGATGGAGGGCTGTTAGTGCAGCGGCCGGGAGGGGGACGCGTCGCAGCAGGGAGGGATGGTGGTGGCGGAGAACTGGGTGGGGGAGTTGAGGGGCAGGGTAGGAAGGTAGAAGACCGGACTCGGCCGCCTGCGACCGGCCCGAACGGTCGAGCAGGCGGCATAACTCCCACATCATCATGGCGACTCATGACCCGCTGGTAATCGCTGGCCTTACACGGTCCGAAGTTCAGATCATGAGGCGCGAGGACCAGACGGGACACATCACTGCGGAGTTGCCCCGGTGAGGATCCGAAGGGCATGGGCGTGGCGGGCCTTCTCACGAGCGAGATCTATGGCCTGCGGTCGGAACTCGACCTCGAGACGCTGACCCTGCTGGATGAAAAGCGGGCGCTTGCGGCGAAGACAACCCTAAGTGAAGAAGAGCGAACCAGACTGCGAGAGTTGGATGAGCTATTGCGCGGTCTGGACTTCACAACCACCGTGCGTGATCCCATGTACAAGCAGTTCGCCGAGGCGATGGCAGAACGGGAGAGGGCCGAGGGCCTGCAGGTTCCTGTACTAACCAAAGAGCAACAGAAGCGGCAGAAGCAACTGGCCAAAGAAGTCCTCGATCGCCTGACGCAGAACACGGTGCAGGACCGGTGAGGCTTATCCATCTCGCAACCGTCAGCCAGGACTTGCCGAATAGTTGGGAGCAGGAGGCACAACAGGCAGCGGCGGCAGTGGCTGCCGCGAGCCCACAGAATAGGGCGGCGGAGGTTAACGCGCGAAGCCAGCTCTGGAAGGATACGAAAGCCGCTCTTAAGCGCGCGTCGCATGACAAGTGCTGGTACTGTGAGTCAATAGACATCCGATCTGACAACGCGGTGGATCACTTTAGACCAAAGTGCGCTGTAGCTGAGTGTCCAGATCACGAGGGGTATTGGTGGCTTGCGTTCAAATGGAAAAACTATCGATTCTGTTGCACGTTCTGCAATTCTCGTCGAGTTGATCAGGCGGCGGGACAGGGAGGTGGCAAGGCGGATCATTTCCCACTGAAAGATGAGGCGGGGAGAGCCAGGGCGCCTGCCGATCCGCTTGCAAACGAGGAGCCGTTGCTTCTAGACCCAACAGTTCCGGCGGACCCAGGGTTCTTGTGGTTTGATGAGACGGGGCAGGCCACGCCGAGCCCGGCCTGCCGCAACAACACCAACGGCTATCCCTACAAGCGTGCCACTACGTCCATAAAGCTGTACCACCTCAACCATACCGATGTTGTAGAGCAGCGGAAGATCTTGTGTGCTGATATTCGTCGTTCGGTCGAGGAAGCTGATCGCTACTTCCAGAAGTATGACACTGGCGATGGAACCGGTCGAGAGGCCTTCGAAGACGCTGTGCGTCACTTGGTAGAGCGAATCTCGGCTCACGCCGAATACTCTGCTACGGCAAAGGCGATGCTGATGGGTCTGCGAGGGTCGCATCCAGTCGTGGAAGTGGTCCTGGCAGCTTGAACCGGTGTGTGCTAGACCAGTGACCCTCCGCCGGCTGCCGCTCCAGCCAATCAAACTGCTGCGCCGCTTCCTCTGGCTGCCGCGCGAGCGTTAGCACCACGGTAGCGCAGAACCGACAGATGGTGCTCTTGGGATATCCTCTCGTAACCCACCCGGCCACAACCCTCCCGACCGCCGTCGCCATCTGATGCAGCGTCACGAACTGCCGCCCGGCACATCCCGGACCCGAGTTGGCCGAGATATACTATTGTGTACCGCAGGATAAGCAGCCCCGCACAGCGGCCGTGCGCCGGCCATACCTTCCGAGGACAGCATGCGCCACCCCTGCACCATTCTGCTCGCCGCCACGTTGCTCTGCTCATCCCAGCCCGCCTGGCCCCAAGCCAAGCGCCCCATCACCGAGCGCGATCTCTTCAACTTCACCTGGGTCGCCGATCCGCACCTCTCACCCGACGGCTCCCGCGTGGCCTTCACCCGGGTGGTCGTGGACGACAAGCGCACCGGCTACGAGACCTCCATCTGGACCGTAGCCACGACCGGCAACGAACCCCCCGTGCGCATGACCAACGGCAAGCACGACGCGGGTCCACGCTGGTCGGCCGATGGAAGTCGGATCGCCTTCGTCCGCGGCGGCGACAAGGATGAGGACGGCAAGCCGCGTCCACCACAGATCGCCGTCCTGTCACTTCGTGGCGGCGAGGCCTGGACCATCACCGACCTGCCCAAAGGCGCAGGTCATCCCGTCTGGTCGCCCGACGGACGGCGTATCGCGTTCCTCAGTACCACACTTTCCGAGGACATCGAAAAGGGGGCCCGCAAGAAGAGCCGCACAGACGAAGAGGGAAACAATCAGACGACAGCCGATACCACCGAGAACACCGCCAAGCCCGATCAGCGCGAACCGGAGAGCGAGCATGAGTCGGATGTCCACCTCATCACGCGCGCGATCTACCGCGACAACGATCAGGG
The sequence above is a segment of the Gemmatimonadales bacterium genome. Coding sequences within it:
- a CDS encoding ECF-type sigma factor, whose translation is MIGELILAADAGDAAKAGELFARLYRELHAIAERELNRGGRDLTLSPTTLLHEAYLDIAARDGVRFPDKERFLAYASRVMRGLLIDYVRRRRAVKRGGEFQLTTLAEDALGAAVPEPEPLERLSNALETLEHVDARLANVVDLHFFCGFSLVDIARLRGVTDRTVQSDWRKARLLLQREIERRSGGPLPEDLGMRRS
- a CDS encoding ScyD/ScyE family protein, whose amino-acid sequence is MVRSFALPLLVAALGLAGCDSSTPVEVSSIPAAPPDAEARRSAAPIMTTFARGLNSPRGLTFGPDGYLYVAEGGLGGDLTTTPEQCTQVGEVGPYSGGFTSRISKIDVHGVRTTVANGLPSSQTSPESGSLVSGVSDVKFVGGQLYAIEAGAGCSHGLIGTDNELLRVNANGSTTPIVNLSAFQRAHPVANPDPGDFEPDGTWYSMVVVRGDIYAVEPNHGEVDRITTSGGISRLVDMSSEPWWGPTAIAYHGNFYLGNLGPFPVTPGTEQIRKVTPAGTLTTWADGLTTVLGLAFDARDRMYALESMTAPGFPGPADIGSGRVVRIDPDGGQAVIATGLSFPTAMTFGPDRALYVSNFGFGAPAGAGEIVRIEF
- a CDS encoding protein kinase, translated to MPELLTRLQSALADRYRLDREIGAGGMATVYLAQDLRHDRKVALKVLRPELAAVIGAERFLAEIKLTANLQHPHILPLFDSGEADSYLFYVMPFVQGETLRDRLTREKQLPVPDAVRIATEVASALDYAHRHGVVHRDIKPENILIHDGQALVADFGIALAASKASGARMTETGMSLGTPHYMSPEQAMGEREITARSDVYALGAVLYEMLTGDPPFTGSTAQAVVARVVTESPRPLVPQRHTIPRHVEAAVLTALEKLPADRFATAAEFAEALKDRSYVSTAVMPAPEPDGSAVAGRPGGRRRPGLLVPVLCLALAATAASSLWGWLRPAPVPLLSQFSLALKPNQALQPPNAAGGARIALSADGRALAYIGPAEGGTRLWVRRMDQLDATPIAGTDGASNPFFSPDGNRVGFIKNGTELRIASLAGAPTVTLSDKINSSSGDWGDDGYVYFEVDSGLGRMRATGGEIEPVYRIQPKAKEVATEWVHVLPGAGGILFRLRHVGQSPADFEIMAMPLPHGPARSLVRGVFATYSPTGHLLVVTSDGKLIGIPFDPKKLQITGAPIALIEGIGVRNAGFNIDLSLARNGTLAYTTGGTLGSRRAAWVTREGLVTPVDSGWDPQGVIGAVSLSPDGKALAVSLTRDGRRDIWVKRLPSGPFSRITFSDTSSGRPAWSADGRDVLYASDRSGGGAGPIYARRADGTGSPRLMSSLDVGQVTSSRDGRWLILRTAPGTGSPDILGLKVGDTTVVPLVATPAVELYPALSPDGRWLAYSSNESGTAEVYVRPFPETASAKWQVSTAGGAEPAWSSTGRELLYINAKGDMVSAEIPAGGTFSVGKQRSLFSTSQFVQGGPVPSYSLSPDDKRFVVLREGEAGQPGELVVAENWGRQLVEGGGK
- a CDS encoding serine/threonine-protein kinase, giving the protein MPESVTRERWHTIQPLLDGALELEPVARTAWLTEQCAGDGELQAVVERLVAVFADAQAVLPSGAPDAVYALARLAETEAAPHLEGTRLGPYRVLREAGRGGMGVVYLGERADDQYRKRVALKLLRRGMDDPHLVRRFLEERQILATLDHPHIAKLLDGGVTGDGLPWFAMEYVEGEPIDRYCDRLGLGVDDRLRLFLAVCDAVQYAHRNLVVHRDLKPSNVLVTSEGGVKLLDFGIAKLLAEGDATAATLTQVGRRALTPEYASPEQVRGEPVTVASDVYSLGVMLYSLLSGRLPYRLQTRHDHDIEEAVLEMAPEPPSVAADGERLRRRLRGDLDVIVLMALRKEPERRYPSVETLAADLRRHLDGLPVEAQADRWSYRAAKFLRRHTLGVAVVVGLVLLLTVFGGLMTVQSARTAAERDRAEQVSAFVTELLRSPDPFRGQGAGVTVRQVLDSAVVRIRSELRAQPILEADLLAVIGRSYEGLGLYTLAGSVLDSAIALRLRAGDNGRGLAEDQAMLADLINEQNGGRSRSDSLARAALSTGRRVLAHDDPALGSLMTLAAPSLASSGHEAEAESLLVEAIGILRGSPEDERLDLARALRRLGRQRFIEADMQGAESLYTQALGLNRDRLGPDHPEVGELSAELGEVLRLEGKPGAERYLRDGIVVERRAVGGDHPEVMINVMHLADLLQHRGDLAPAESLYREAIASGERLNPGGHSLTSEALFGLAEIELQRGDTARATADIHRALAIDERIYGVDHRYMYGGVRNQLAEILIGQRDYADAERILLDVFEASSRQWGISNPRTQRDVGKLVHLYEAWGKPERAQEYRRSLQRPDSVPAH